The genomic window TAAATTAAACTACTGGCTTTTCCTATTATGCAACGCTTCTTAAACTACCTCTTGTTGTTTTTGAGTTAGATACATCGCAATTCCTTTCTCGTAGTAAGCTGCTTCATTAATAAAAATAGGATAAACGGTAGACTCTCCCTCATAAAAAATATCTTTTCCTTCAAAAGTCAGAAACATTGGATCGCCTGGATTCAGAGGTTCATAATCTCTAAACTGAAGCCGGGGGTGAATCATGGCTTGAATTTCCCCGCCGTAGGCATCGCTTCTAGGATAATCGATAGTCTCAATGTATTGATAGAGTGTAAGCGTGCTGTTTCTCTGCGGAATATTACCTTGGTTGCACCCTTCAAAATAGTCTAAAATTGCAGAAATAAGCTGCTCTGTTTGCTGAAATAATTCTGCATTTAAAACATTCTGAGCCACAGCACCAACTTCTATAACAAAACCCAATTCGCACAAAGAACGGAGAAAACCACCTTCTCTAGATTGTTGATTAACAAAAACCTTTACCATCGGATTGATAGAACTTAAATAAGCACCTAACCGAAGTAAGAAAGGATGCAGATCACAAAAAATCAGACTTAACCCCATGTTGGCAGTTGTGCTGTGCAAATCAACAATTACATCTACAAAAGGTTGATTTTGCGGTTGCAGTATCTGTTGGATTGCTTTTGCCCGTGTATCTTCATAACTTGAAAGTTGCTGATTTTGTAAGCCTTGATTGGTGAAGCAACGGTTTAAATCCTTGTCAATGTATCGTTTGCCTTCTTCAATAGCTTTGAGATTGCCAAGTAATGCCAGAGTTTCAAAACTTGCTCTGTTGATTAAATTAGGATACTGCTGAAACCTTTTGACTAGATGTATTCCTGTTAACTCATTACCGTGGTTTCCTCCAACGATCGCAACTCGTTCAATCTGACTCATAACAACCTCATATCTAAAAAACTTGTCGGGTGGACACTATAATGCCCAACGCCAGTTGCTCTACTCAAGACCCTTCGGGTGACGCTCGAAGACTCGCTAACGCTGCGCTAACGGCAGTCCCCCATCGACGGGAACCGCCAAGACGGGGGCTGCCTCACCGCACTGGCTCCCCTACGGTTATTGAGAATGATGCAAGATACAACATAGCAGTATAACTGTTGCTAACGAAATCTTGTCAGAGAGTGACGCGATGTCTACGACGGGCTACGCCTACGCTCCATATTCGAGCCAAAATGTGATAACTGTTAAGCTGTTAGCTTTAGCACAAAAGGGGAGGAAATTTATGGAGCATGACTTTCAAGCGAACGCTGAACTTTACAAAAACGCCCTCCTCAACGATGTCCTTCCATTTTGGGAAAAATATTCTCTCGATTGGCAGCAAGGCGGCTATTTCACCTGCCTCGATCGCTACGGCAAAATTTATGATACAGACAAATTCATCTGGCTGCAAAACCGCCAAGTGTGGACTTTTTCCATGCTTTGCAACCAGCTAGAAAAACGCGAAAACTGGCTGAAAATTGCCAGCAATGGCGCTAATTTTCTCGCCAAACACGGCAGAGATAGTGATGGAAACTGGTACTTTGCCCTCACCCGTGAAGGGAAACCACTGGTTCAACCTTACAATATCTTTTCTGACTGCTTTGCGGCGATGGCATTTAGTCAATATGCACTTGCTGGCGGCGAAGAATGGGCAAAGGATGTGGCAATGCAGGCTTATAACAACGTATTACGCCGCAAGGATAACCCAAAGGGCAAATATAATAAAACCTATCCCGGCACACGCCCGATGAAATCATTGGCTGTACCGATGATTTTAGCCAACCTGACTTTAGAAATGGAATGGTTGCTGCCAAAGGAAACACTAGAGAATGTTCTAGCTGAGACAGTCCGCGAAGTGATGACCGATTTTCTCGACCAAGAACGGGGACTAATGTACGAAAACGTTGCCCCTGACGGTTCCCACATTGATTGTTTTGAGGGACGGCTGATTAACCCAGGTCACGGTATTGAAGCTATGTGGTTCATCATGGACATCGCCCGTCGCAAAAACGATACCAAAACTATTAACCAAGCTGTTGATGTGGTGCTAAATATCCTGAATTTTGCTTGGGATAGTGAGTATGGCGGATTGTATTACTTTATGGATGCAGACGGTCATCCCCCACAACAACTGGAATGGGATCAAAAGCTGTGGTGGGTTCACCTAGAGTCTTTGGTTGCATTAGCGATGGGCTATCGCCTGACTGGGCGTGAGGTGTGTTGGGAATGGTATCAAAAGATGCACGATTACGCCTGGTCACATTTTGCTGATTCAGAATACGGTGAGTGGTTTGGCTATCTGAATCGGCGTGGGGAAGTATTATTGAACCTCAAAGGTGGCAAATGGAAAGGATGTTTTCACGTACCGCGGGCATTCTACCTTTGTTGGCAGCAGTTTGAGGCGTTAAGTTTGTAGTCAGTTTAATCTTCACGGAAAACGCATCTTATTTTTTATGATCGGACAATTATTTGACATAGACTATAGAACCGATCCACTATTGATTTTGGATTTCTTACCAAATTACATGGGTTCGGACAAGCTATTAAGAATGCTAAAAATACTTGATAATCATTTTAGTGTAATTGATAAGCAGATCAGTGAAATCAAATCTCTCCTGTCTATGCTCTAAGCAAGCATTCCTTATGATTATTCCTTCTTCCTTGGCGTACTTGGCGTACTTGGTGAACCAGCGCTGTAGGCGGGTTTCCCGCCGTAGGCGACTGGTGTTAGCGCAGCGTTAGCGAGTCTTCGAGCGTCACCCGAAGGGCGGTTCGTTTAATCAAAATTAAGTGCATCTTCATAGCAAATTGGTATAAGTGTCTCCATCAAAGTCTTCTACAACTTCCAACACTCCAGCACCCTTAATCACAAACTAAATTCCGCTGCGCCATCCTCATCCACATCTGCATCCTTACCAATAGCAGTAGGTTTAAATTTAGAACCATGAATTAATTCACCAAACGCAATTCCTGGATTTTGGTGAAGAATATTCAGCACACTCATAAAATCTCGCACAATTTCCCCTGGTGTAAGTAATGCTTCTGCACCCAAGCGATTAATAATTTCTTGCACAAACTCCTTAAACTCACGATTTGTCAAAGTCTGTTCATACCCAAAATTGAGTGCATGAATCTCAGTTAAACGCTGCAAAAGCGTCAAAATTTCTACTTCACTCAACGGGTTCAATCGAATTACTGGCCCCAAATACTCCTGAACGCCAGATTGTGCAACAAAACGGCTTTCCTTTGTACGTCTTTGCCAAGCTTGGTCTGCAAAAAGTCCCCGTTTGGGGTCTTCTAAAAATTTAGTTGTTCCACCAACAATAATACCAAGATGTTCTGCTTTACATTGCATGGTATCATTAAACATTGCTAAAAGTCTATTATAGTTCTTTTCCCGCGTAACTGTAGTAGATATTTGATATAAATGTACAGCTTCATCAAGTATAATTAACAGTCCTTTATAGCCAATCTCAGCTACAAATTTAGCAAATAGTTTGATGTAGTCATACCAACTATCATCATCAATAATAACGCGCACTCCTAAAGCTGCTTTTGCCTCAACTTTAGTAGTAAATTCTCCACGTAACCAGCGCATCGCCGCATTTTTTAAATTATCATCATCCAATCGGTAGCCACGCCAATAAGCGATTATAACGCTACCAAAATCAAATCCATGAACTAAGCCTTCAATATACTGAACTACTTCCCTAATTTTCGATTCAACTTGGTCATCAAAGCCATCGTCATTCGGACGCATTCCACTTTCTTTAACCACTTCTTGTTGAATTTTATTAATCCATCCTTCTAAAATTGAGACTAAAGCACCACCATCAGGACGAGTTTTTGTAGCCAGGTGGCTCATTAATTCTCGATAGGTGGCTACACCTTCATGATTGCTTCCTGCTAATCGACGTTCAGAGGATAAATCAGCATCAGCTACTACAAAACCTTGCTCCATAGCCCGGTTGCGAATTAGTTGCAGTAAAAAACTTTTCCCGGAACCGTAGTTACCAATTATGAAGCGAAATGCTGCTACACCTTCTGCAATATCATCAAGATTTTGTAATAGGCTTTTTAGTTCTTTTTCTCGACCTACTGATATATGTTCAACTCCCATTCTTGGTACTACCCCCGCACCAAGGGAATTGATTAAAGCAGTGGAGATTTTTTTCGAGATTTTGAGCTTTGCCATATATCACATATCACTTTATTCTAAACGCAGAAGCACGCAGTAAGTAAGTAAGGCACATATTTACATTACTACTAATCTGACGATAGCAATAATAATTTAATTTGACGAAGCATGTCTAGCCATAAAGTCTTCATACATTGCAATCATTTTTTTGACATACATCATATGCTCAGGGTAAACTTCTGGGATTTCCGAATTTGAATTAATAATTAATTCACCAATAGTATCATTTGCCCGTTCATTTATAGAATCGATTAACAAATTCGGCATAGTAATGTTAACTTCGGCAATTTTTTTAATAGCAGCCTTGGGATTATCTTGTTCAACTATAGCTTTTAATACTTCTAGTTCAGAACGGGGGAGATTTTCTAAAAAATTAGTCCATTCTTCAGGTATATTCTCTGATGTATCAATTTCTGAAGTGTCTGTGATTGCTGTAGTTTCCAGAATTTCCGAAAAAGGAAACAATTCAGGATCATCTTCCTGGGAATTATCAGACAAAGGTTCTTGATTGAATGTTTCTATTTGTTGGAGTAATTCCCATACTTGATTTTGTAATGAGTCTCGTTCTTCTTGTAATAATGAAACTTGCCCTTGCAACTCCTGTAATTCAGCTTTTTTTTCTACTATTTGGGTTTGTGAAGAATTCAGGATAGCTTGGATATTTTCTCTTTCGGTTTTTGTTGCTACCAGCAATTGATTTTTTTTATTTGTCTCAACTTCTAGGTCTTGAATTGCAATTCGTAGTTCGTATAGTTTTTCTTCTAATTGGGGTTTGAGTCTGCCCAAAAGAGTTAAATTGCTTTCAACTTCTTGTTTCTCCTGCTGGAGTTCGGAAATTTGACTTTGCAACTGAGTAATTTCAGTGCGAGATCCATTACAATTCGACTCTAGACGGCGCTTCTCTGCTGTGAGGACAGAAAAAGCATTGTTCAATTCTGCTTGATTTTTATGTAAGTTATTAATTTCAGTTTGCAGATTATTGATTTCAGTTTCTAACTGCTTTTTCTGCCCGGCAAATGTTCTTAATTCTCGATGTATACTATCCCTTTGGTTACGGCTTTCTGTGACTTGATTTTGCAGATGTTGTGACTCAGCATATAATAAATTATGATGTTCTTCGATTTGATTAATTTCTCTGACAACACGAGCCTTCAATCCCTCCATTTCTTTAATTCGCTTGCGGAGAGAACCTAAAACAAACATTTCATAATTTCTGCGTCGCTTATCTACGAATAATGCTGCTGCATAGATAATAACGGCAGTAATTACACCTGTGAGAAAGGCTTTATTAAAATCCCAGTTTGGGACGAGGCTAAGGCCAAAACTCACACTAAAGGCAACTATCCCTAAAATAAATCGATTGCTGATCATTACTGATTGCATATTGCTGGTTTTTAGCGTAGTTAAATTATCAGAATAAGTAGCTCTCATACTAATTTATAATTCGTAATGACGCTTACAGACTCGCTAACGAGCGAACGCGAACAGCGTCTCTTTTAGGAGAAGGGCTGTAGGGAGAAGAGAAGGCTTTACGCTGCACTAACATAATTCGTTATTAGAATACACAGAGAATAATACTTACTAAAAAAGAGTTTCAATCTGTTGTTATGTTTGGTGAAACAAGACATTTTTCCCAAATTTGGTATCATAGTCGTTCTGAAATCTCTAGTTTTAGTTAC from Nostoc sp. UHCC 0926 includes these protein-coding regions:
- a CDS encoding aspartoacylase encodes the protein MSQIERVAIVGGNHGNELTGIHLVKRFQQYPNLINRASFETLALLGNLKAIEEGKRYIDKDLNRCFTNQGLQNQQLSSYEDTRAKAIQQILQPQNQPFVDVIVDLHSTTANMGLSLIFCDLHPFLLRLGAYLSSINPMVKVFVNQQSREGGFLRSLCELGFVIEVGAVAQNVLNAELFQQTEQLISAILDYFEGCNQGNIPQRNSTLTLYQYIETIDYPRSDAYGGEIQAMIHPRLQFRDYEPLNPGDPMFLTFEGKDIFYEGESTVYPIFINEAAYYEKGIAMYLTQKQQEVV
- a CDS encoding AGE family epimerase/isomerase — translated: MEHDFQANAELYKNALLNDVLPFWEKYSLDWQQGGYFTCLDRYGKIYDTDKFIWLQNRQVWTFSMLCNQLEKRENWLKIASNGANFLAKHGRDSDGNWYFALTREGKPLVQPYNIFSDCFAAMAFSQYALAGGEEWAKDVAMQAYNNVLRRKDNPKGKYNKTYPGTRPMKSLAVPMILANLTLEMEWLLPKETLENVLAETVREVMTDFLDQERGLMYENVAPDGSHIDCFEGRLINPGHGIEAMWFIMDIARRKNDTKTINQAVDVVLNILNFAWDSEYGGLYYFMDADGHPPQQLEWDQKLWWVHLESLVALAMGYRLTGREVCWEWYQKMHDYAWSHFADSEYGEWFGYLNRRGEVLLNLKGGKWKGCFHVPRAFYLCWQQFEALSL
- a CDS encoding ATP-binding protein, translating into MAKLKISKKISTALINSLGAGVVPRMGVEHISVGREKELKSLLQNLDDIAEGVAAFRFIIGNYGSGKSFLLQLIRNRAMEQGFVVADADLSSERRLAGSNHEGVATYRELMSHLATKTRPDGGALVSILEGWINKIQQEVVKESGMRPNDDGFDDQVESKIREVVQYIEGLVHGFDFGSVIIAYWRGYRLDDDNLKNAAMRWLRGEFTTKVEAKAALGVRVIIDDDSWYDYIKLFAKFVAEIGYKGLLIILDEAVHLYQISTTVTREKNYNRLLAMFNDTMQCKAEHLGIIVGGTTKFLEDPKRGLFADQAWQRRTKESRFVAQSGVQEYLGPVIRLNPLSEVEILTLLQRLTEIHALNFGYEQTLTNREFKEFVQEIINRLGAEALLTPGEIVRDFMSVLNILHQNPGIAFGELIHGSKFKPTAIGKDADVDEDGAAEFSL
- a CDS encoding tellurite resistance TerB C-terminal domain-containing protein, producing the protein MQSVMISNRFILGIVAFSVSFGLSLVPNWDFNKAFLTGVITAVIIYAAALFVDKRRRNYEMFVLGSLRKRIKEMEGLKARVVREINQIEEHHNLLYAESQHLQNQVTESRNQRDSIHRELRTFAGQKKQLETEINNLQTEINNLHKNQAELNNAFSVLTAEKRRLESNCNGSRTEITQLQSQISELQQEKQEVESNLTLLGRLKPQLEEKLYELRIAIQDLEVETNKKNQLLVATKTERENIQAILNSSQTQIVEKKAELQELQGQVSLLQEERDSLQNQVWELLQQIETFNQEPLSDNSQEDDPELFPFSEILETTAITDTSEIDTSENIPEEWTNFLENLPRSELEVLKAIVEQDNPKAAIKKIAEVNITMPNLLIDSINERANDTIGELIINSNSEIPEVYPEHMMYVKKMIAMYEDFMARHASSN